The following are encoded together in the Methylorubrum sp. B1-46 genome:
- a CDS encoding xanthine dehydrogenase family protein molybdopterin-binding subunit, which produces MTVQISTAAGRDRFVGSAVSRVDGPAKVTGLAKYAGEFAAPDLAYGVVVSSAIAKGSIRSIDASAAEAVPGVIKVITHENRPATSDNPEDYQDAVAPPGAPFQALATNRIVFSGQPVALVVAEDFETARYAASLVRVDYGVVAPRTDLSAQAPEAYDPPMKRAGIKPPPEPWGNAETVFDAAEIRVNGQYRMADEHHNPMEPHASTVVVEKDGTYTVYDKIQGVSNTHDYIASAFGLKPEQVRVLNPYLGGGFGSGLRPQYQLFLAMLAAKDLGRSVRVTLTRDQMWSFTYRSEALQTVSLGADRSGKLTALKHDAVQGTSAYEDYQEVVVNWSGVLYDCDNVKLTYSLAKLDTPTPGDMRAPGAVTGVYAIETAMDELAYATGQDPIQLRLKNYTESDPTEEKPFGSKALKDCFRQGAERFGWSRRTPEPRSMREGRELVGWGMATGIWESMMMQSSAHAVLTADGRLEVGNQTGDLGTGTYTILTQIAADTLGLPLDHVTTKLGDTTLAKAPVAGGSWTAASSGTAVMKACRDIAEQAFKLARGMENSPLANADFERVVFSNGRIEVAGDPSKSVALTDVLKATGTQKLEATGEASPDKDFAQQYEAYTHSAIFAEVKIDEELGQVRCTRVVSAIAAGKIINLKTARSQILGGVVMGIGSALHEESMLDHRIGRFMNHNLGEYHVPVHADIHDIDVIFVDEEDKANPLGVKGLGEIGIVGVAAAIANAVFHATGKRIRHLPITPDKIIGEA; this is translated from the coding sequence ATGACCGTTCAGATCAGCACGGCGGCTGGCCGCGACCGTTTCGTCGGCAGCGCCGTCAGCCGCGTCGACGGCCCGGCCAAGGTCACCGGCCTCGCCAAGTACGCCGGCGAGTTCGCCGCCCCCGATCTCGCCTACGGCGTGGTGGTATCGAGCGCCATCGCCAAGGGCAGCATCCGGAGCATCGACGCCTCGGCCGCGGAGGCCGTGCCCGGCGTCATCAAGGTGATCACCCACGAGAACCGCCCAGCCACCTCCGACAACCCGGAGGATTACCAGGACGCGGTGGCGCCCCCCGGTGCACCGTTCCAGGCGCTGGCGACCAACCGCATCGTCTTCTCCGGCCAGCCGGTGGCCCTCGTCGTCGCCGAGGATTTCGAGACGGCGCGCTATGCCGCCTCCCTGGTGCGGGTCGATTACGGAGTCGTGGCGCCGCGCACCGACCTCTCGGCGCAGGCACCCGAGGCCTACGATCCGCCGATGAAGCGGGCCGGCATCAAGCCGCCGCCGGAGCCGTGGGGCAACGCCGAGACGGTGTTCGACGCGGCCGAGATCCGCGTCAACGGCCAGTACCGGATGGCCGACGAGCACCACAACCCGATGGAGCCGCATGCCTCCACGGTCGTCGTGGAGAAGGACGGCACCTACACCGTCTACGACAAGATCCAGGGCGTCTCGAACACCCACGACTACATCGCCAGCGCCTTCGGCCTGAAGCCGGAGCAGGTGCGGGTGCTGAACCCCTATCTCGGCGGCGGCTTCGGCTCGGGCTTGCGCCCGCAATACCAGCTCTTCCTGGCGATGCTGGCCGCAAAAGATCTCGGCCGTTCGGTGCGGGTGACGCTGACCCGCGACCAGATGTGGTCCTTCACCTACCGCTCGGAGGCGCTCCAGACCGTGTCGCTGGGTGCCGACCGCTCGGGCAAGCTCACCGCGCTCAAGCATGACGCGGTGCAGGGCACCTCAGCTTACGAGGATTATCAGGAGGTCGTCGTCAACTGGTCGGGCGTGCTCTACGACTGCGACAACGTCAAACTGACCTATAGCCTGGCCAAGCTCGACACCCCGACGCCCGGCGACATGCGCGCGCCCGGCGCCGTGACCGGCGTCTACGCCATCGAGACGGCGATGGACGAACTGGCCTATGCCACCGGCCAGGATCCGATCCAGCTTCGCCTGAAGAACTACACCGAGAGCGACCCGACCGAGGAGAAGCCATTCGGCTCCAAGGCGCTCAAGGACTGCTTCCGCCAGGGCGCCGAGCGCTTCGGCTGGAGCCGCCGCACGCCGGAGCCGCGCTCCATGCGCGAGGGCCGGGAACTGGTCGGCTGGGGCATGGCGACCGGCATCTGGGAATCGATGATGATGCAGTCGAGCGCGCATGCCGTGCTCACCGCGGACGGCCGGCTCGAAGTCGGCAACCAGACGGGCGACCTCGGCACCGGCACCTACACGATCCTGACCCAGATCGCCGCCGACACGCTGGGGCTGCCGCTCGACCACGTCACGACCAAGCTCGGCGACACCACGCTCGCCAAGGCGCCCGTGGCAGGCGGCTCGTGGACGGCGGCCTCCTCCGGCACCGCCGTGATGAAGGCCTGCCGCGACATCGCCGAGCAGGCCTTCAAGCTTGCCCGCGGCATGGAGAACTCACCGCTCGCCAACGCCGATTTCGAGCGCGTGGTGTTTTCGAACGGCCGCATCGAGGTGGCGGGCGATCCGTCCAAGAGCGTGGCACTCACCGACGTCCTGAAGGCGACCGGCACGCAGAAGCTTGAGGCGACGGGTGAGGCCTCTCCGGACAAGGACTTCGCCCAACAATACGAGGCCTATACCCACTCGGCGATCTTCGCGGAGGTGAAGATCGACGAGGAACTCGGCCAAGTGCGCTGCACCCGCGTGGTCTCGGCCATCGCGGCGGGCAAGATCATCAACCTCAAGACGGCCCGCAGCCAGATCCTCGGTGGCGTCGTCATGGGTATCGGCTCGGCCCTGCACGAGGAATCGATGCTCGACCACCGCATCGGCCGGTTCATGAACCACAATCTCGGCGAGTACCACGTGCCGGTGCATGCCGATATCCACGACATCGACGTGATCTTCGTCGACGAGGAGGACAAGGCGAACCCCCTCGGCGTGAAGGGCCTCGGCGAGATCGGCATCGTCGGTGTGGCCGCCGCGATCGCGAACGCGGTCTTCCACGCCACCGGCAAGCGCATCCGCCACCTGCCGATCACGCCGGACAAGATCATCGGCGAGGCTTGA
- a CDS encoding CrcB family protein — protein MRHGINLWAVRLGAGFPWGTLGINVVGSVLMGVVTGWMALRGGPPQARLFVATGILGGFTTFSTFSLEAVTLMERGDWMAALAYVLVSVLAGIGGLALALIVMRHAL, from the coding sequence ATGCGCCACGGGATCAACCTCTGGGCCGTGCGGCTCGGGGCAGGTTTCCCGTGGGGAACGCTCGGCATCAACGTCGTCGGCTCGGTGCTGATGGGGGTCGTTACCGGCTGGATGGCACTACGCGGTGGGCCGCCCCAGGCGCGGCTGTTCGTGGCCACCGGGATCCTGGGTGGCTTCACCACCTTCTCGACCTTTTCCCTCGAAGCCGTCACCCTGATGGAGCGGGGCGACTGGATGGCGGCGCTCGCCTACGTGCTCGTCTCGGTTCTGGCGGGCATCGGCGGGCTCGCCCTGGCGCTGATCGTGATGCGCCACGCCCTTTAG
- a CDS encoding EamA family transporter, with product MSDLLSSWRFWALLSAGFAAATAILAKVGIDGVAPDVATFIRTIVILMLTGAIVAVAGQMPDLARVSTRNLVFLILSGLATGASWLCYFRALALGDAGRVAPLDKLSVVLVALFGVLFLGERLAPHHWAGVGLIAAGAGLLAWRA from the coding sequence TTGAGCGACCTGCTCTCGTCGTGGCGCTTCTGGGCCCTGCTGTCGGCCGGGTTCGCCGCCGCCACCGCGATCCTCGCCAAGGTCGGGATCGACGGCGTCGCGCCGGATGTGGCGACCTTCATCCGAACCATCGTGATCCTGATGCTGACGGGCGCCATCGTCGCCGTCGCCGGGCAGATGCCGGATCTCGCCCGCGTCTCCACCAGAAATCTTGTCTTCCTGATCCTGTCGGGGCTTGCCACCGGTGCGTCTTGGCTCTGCTACTTCCGGGCGCTGGCGCTGGGGGATGCCGGCCGCGTCGCGCCGCTGGACAAGCTGAGCGTCGTGCTGGTGGCTTTGTTCGGCGTCCTCTTCCTCGGCGAGCGCCTCGCGCCGCATCACTGGGCCGGCGTCGGGCTGATCGCCGCCGGGGCGGGGCTGCTAGCATGGCGCGCCTGA
- a CDS encoding M15 family metallopeptidase, with protein MRTLVTGLALAAAQPAAAEAGPFVDASGVVAGLVLDMRYAGSNNFIGRPVAGYEAPRCLLTPQAARALAAVQVSLAPEGLGLKVFDCYRPRRAVADFAAWARDPADTRMKAAYYPRTDKADLFRLGYIAERSSHSRGSTVDLTLIRRTDGIELDMGTPFDLFDEASATEFTGLAPEQARNRRRLRDAMIRAGFAPYAQEWWHFTLRGEPYPATSFDQPVR; from the coding sequence ATGCGCACCCTTGTGACGGGGCTCGCCCTCGCTGCCGCTCAGCCCGCCGCGGCGGAGGCCGGCCCCTTCGTCGATGCGAGCGGCGTCGTGGCGGGTCTCGTCCTCGACATGCGCTATGCCGGGTCCAACAATTTCATCGGCCGGCCTGTGGCCGGCTACGAGGCGCCGCGCTGCCTGCTGACGCCGCAGGCGGCCCGTGCGCTGGCGGCGGTCCAGGTCTCGCTGGCGCCGGAAGGGCTCGGCCTGAAGGTGTTCGACTGCTACCGCCCGCGCCGGGCGGTGGCCGACTTCGCCGCCTGGGCGCGCGACCCCGCCGACACGCGCATGAAGGCCGCCTACTACCCGCGGACCGACAAGGCGGACCTGTTCCGCCTCGGCTACATCGCCGAGCGCTCCTCTCATTCCCGCGGCTCGACGGTGGATCTGACGCTGATACGCCGCACCGACGGCATCGAACTCGACATGGGCACGCCCTTCGACCTCTTCGACGAGGCCTCCGCGACCGAGTTTACGGGCCTCGCCCCGGAGCAGGCCCGCAACCGCCGCCGTCTGCGCGACGCGATGATTCGCGCCGGCTTCGCCCCCTACGCGCAGGAATGGTGGCACTTCACCCTCAGGGGCGAGCCTTATCCCGCCACGTCCTTCGATCAACCGGTCCGCTGA